From one Eucalyptus grandis isolate ANBG69807.140 chromosome 9, ASM1654582v1, whole genome shotgun sequence genomic stretch:
- the LOC104418421 gene encoding receptor-like protein 44 — translation MFTLRVLALLLLLLLLALSARLPRSAADPGDELCLTRLSESLQDPGSRLSNWSKAAFAEPCNGFTSSLSGATCNNGRIYKLSLSGLGLRGSIPANLANCTSLQALDLSANALTGPIPPDLQGLVNLAVLNLSSNRLSGQIPLQLALCAYLNVIDLHSNLLSGPIPQQLGLLVRLSAFDVSNNRLEGQIPGSLSNRTGNLPRFNASSFEGNKGLYGYPLAPMKTKGLSVLAIVGIGLGSGLASLVLSFTGVCIWLRVTERKMAMEEGKISQLMPDY, via the coding sequence ATGTTCACCCTCCGCGTCctggccctcctcctcctcctcctcctcctcgccctcTCCGCCCGCCTCCCTCGATCCGCCGCCGACCCGGGCGACGAGCTCTGCCTCACCCGCCTCTCCGAGTCGCTCCAGGACCCGGGCAGCCGGCTCTCGAACTGGAGCAAAGCCGCCTTCGCCGAACCCTGCAACGGCTTCACCTCCTCCCTCAGCGGCGCCACCTGCAACAACGGCCGCATCTACAAGCTCTCCCTCTCCGGCCTCGGCCTCCGGGGGAGCATCCCGGCGAACCTCGCGAACTGCACCTCCCTCCAGGCCCTCGACCTCTCCGCCAACGCCCTCACCGGCCCGATCCCGCCGGACCTCCAGGGCCTCGTCAACCTCGCCGTCCTCAACCTCTCCTCCAACCGCCTCTCCGGCCAGATCCCCCTGCAGCTCGCCCTTTGCGCCTACCTCAACGTCATCGACCTCCACAGCAACCTGCTCTCCGGGCCCATCCCCCAGCAGCTCGGCCTCCTCGTCCGCCTCTCCGCCTTCGACGTCTCCAACAACCGGCTCGAGGGCCAGATCCCCGGCTCGCTCTCGAACCGGACCGGGAACCTACCCCGGTTCAACGCCAGCTCGTTCGAGGGCAACAAGGGGCTCTACGGGTACCCTTTGGCCCCAATGAAGACCAAAGGCTTGTCGGTGCTGGCCATTGTCGGGATCGGGCTCGGGAGCGGGCTGGCGAGCTTGGTGCTGAGCTTCACCGGGGTCTGTATCTGGCTGAGGGTCACGGAGAGGAAGATGGCCATGGAGGAAGGCAAGATCAGTCAACTTATGCCTGATTATTGA